A stretch of Carnobacterium iners DNA encodes these proteins:
- the tpiA gene encoding triose-phosphate isomerase: protein MRKPIIAGNWKLNKTASEALAFVEAVKSNISSAEKVDSVIGAPTLFLHELVNAAKGTELRIAAQNAYFENSGAFTGETSPAALNDIGVDYVIIGHSERREYFHETNEDVNKKAHAIFNNGMTPIICCGETLEQRKAGQTNEWVSQQIVAAIAGLTKEQVAKSVLAYEPIWAIGTGKSSTSKDANDTCSVIRETIAKEVSKEAAEAVRIQYGGSVKPENIAEYMAQSDIDGALVGGASLEPDSFLALLGAIK from the coding sequence ATGCGTAAACCAATTATAGCTGGCAACTGGAAATTAAATAAAACAGCTTCAGAAGCTTTAGCATTTGTTGAAGCAGTTAAGTCAAACATTTCTTCAGCAGAAAAAGTGGACTCTGTTATTGGAGCTCCTACTTTATTTTTACATGAATTAGTAAATGCTGCTAAAGGCACAGAATTAAGAATTGCAGCTCAAAATGCTTATTTCGAAAATTCAGGTGCTTTTACTGGAGAGACAAGTCCAGCAGCATTAAATGATATCGGAGTAGACTATGTGATCATCGGACACTCAGAACGTCGTGAGTATTTCCATGAAACAAACGAAGACGTTAACAAAAAAGCTCATGCTATTTTCAACAATGGTATGACACCAATTATTTGTTGTGGTGAAACGTTAGAACAACGTAAAGCTGGACAAACAAATGAATGGGTAAGCCAACAAATCGTAGCAGCAATTGCTGGTTTAACAAAGGAGCAAGTTGCTAAATCTGTTCTTGCTTACGAGCCTATCTGGGCAATTGGAACAGGTAAATCATCTACATCTAAAGATGCAAATGATACATGTTCTGTTATTCGCGAAACGATCGCTAAAGAAGTTTCTAAAGAAGCAGCTGAAGCAGTCCGTATCCAATACGGTGGCAGTGTGAAACCTGAAAATATCGCTGAATACATGGCTCAATCAGATATTGATGGAGCACTAGTCGGTGGAGCTAGCTTAGAACCAGATTCTTTCTTAGCATTATTGGGGGCAATTAAATAA